The Arachis duranensis cultivar V14167 chromosome 9, aradu.V14167.gnm2.J7QH, whole genome shotgun sequence genomic sequence ACCAACTTGTCATTAGTTGGGAGGGGGGGTCTGAGGCACGCCTCATCGGCCACGATCCTGCAAAAAAGTGGAAATAATAAAGTGCGCGTGGAGGTCAAATTAAATTTTGGGCCCCATGGTGGGCGCCAAATGTTCTGCTCTGGTTGTAGTGCCGCCGATTGTAGCTTTAGCTCGGGGAAAAATACAGCTCGGATCTTTGGAACTTGTCAATCCTTCCACCAGCCAACACGTCGGAGGGAGGACCTGCACAAAACACTCCGACGATCAAGTCAGTAGAATTTCTAAGAGAGTAAAGTGGGAACCTTGCGGTAGCTTTTTCttctgtcttctttgcttgtcCTTGGATCAGAGGTCGTATGCTGTTTTATAGATGATTAGCATGGTGGTGCTTGGTAAGAGCTTCATGATTTTTAGCTTTGTTTGTTACGTAGTTCGAGAtctttttagtatttaaaatcgTGCCGAGATTGTTTCGTGCATGTAGGGTATACCCGAGATTCGAGCTTATGACGGTTAGACCGAGGTTTTACCTGGTATAATCCacatggtatttttttattacagaATCGTTAATGACATACTGATGAGATGGACTCACAATGATCATATTGGACTCTCTGATGACTATCTGatgtaataattaaaattttttaacctcAATTTGTTCCTAATTACGCTATTAACGTGGTACTGTGACAAAAATAGAGTCAAGGACTAACTTAAGTCACTGATACTAAGTTGGGGAAtaaaattgattgaattaaaACTTTGAAAATCATATTAAAGTGCGAGTGTAACTTTAAAAATCAAGTTGCATATGTTAACGAAAATTGATGTTCCCAATTTATTTtcttgaaagaagaaaaaaaactaatctTCTCCTCAGCCGCAGAAATGAATGAAGCGTTtcaaaggagaaatgttacctAACTCTTTTTACCTTCAGTTATgttacttgtttttttttttttaattattattattattcaaacaGTTATGTTACTTGTCGAAAAAGCTATTTGTGGCTTtcccttcattttcttttttgcaaGTTGTCCATGTTTATAGTTTATACCCGACTATATTCAATTCTCAGTTTAAGAAATGAATATATTACTATCTtcgaaaacaaaaacaaaacgtATATATACAATGCAtatttaacttatttaaaattttatgataatcAACTAGGGAGCCATAATGTAGCATTAGGCACCAAATATGAATATCATAAATGAAGCAATGTTGGAGAATTAATTTTCCCATTTGATATAGAGTTGAAAATTGTTTTGTGCATAATTAAGTAGCTTGTGACGAATACAGTTCCCGAGAGTGTAACACCTCAAACCGAGTTCAAAACTTTACAAGCCCCTTTAAATTGATTCCCCACCCCAAATGTGATACTCCTCCCAATAGCACACTACAATCTGAATCTCCGTCGTCACattagaaaaaaacaaaattaaaaatcacataTTTTGTTAGGTAATGATAATCTTGATAAGATATATTTTgcttcaattttattattttaattttcagtaTTGCAAAATGAGATGCTCTGATCAAAGACAAGTTTACAAAGAGAACGATAACAATCCCAACTCAAGTAGAATACACAACAATTTCTAACACATAAAGTCATCTAGCTGATTGCAAATATCTCATTACCTTTACAAGCTTGTTCATCATGGCAGTTTTCCATATACAAAAGCGGAAAAATACATGATTGTAGACTACACAGATCAGATCAGATCAAACATCACTGACCCTCAAGTATAAAGATCCTATGAAATTTATCGATATAATGAGGGTTTATGCCTAAACTTCTGCGCTATTATCAAACATGTCTTGAAGCAAACTCTAAATGTTAGTTGTTTCCTGCATATTATGGTGTCAACAGTCAAGGTGGTATCCCAAGAACACACAGACAAGCGCCACCATACAGACATAGAGAAATGGAAACCCGACTTGAACCTTTCTTGGACCTCTCTTGGTAACCTCTGcctgaaaatataaaacaaggCAGCCTTACAATCAAGAAATGAGGCTTTCTTAAGTTTTACAAGAGGATCATCAGACACCAAAATGAGGAACTGGTAGAAAGTAGAAATTACTCTCAAGTTCATGTCACAAATAATTCGAATGTAGCAGCCAGTATATCTTATACGCACAAACTTCAAGTAAGAAAAAGGAGAACTACTATcaacaaataacaaaaaaacaaatGATAGAGAGGATATATACCTGACCAGTGACAagtattttcttttgatttcctTATTAAATAGTACTTTAGTTACTAGAATTATGATGGATTTGCTTTACATAAACAATTTCAGGAATTATGGTAAGAACCAATGAGCCATGGCTTCAACATTTTACTAGTGAAACCAGTAAGTGATTTTCAACTTTCAAGCTTACCAGCTTTTCTTGCAAGATTTTTGTTTCTTGATAGTTTAGCCTCCTCTCCTCTGTTAACTTTGATATTGTTACTGCAGACTGCAAAGGAGGCAGAAACTTGATCAtcacttcaattaaataaatataaatatggaTAGCATAAAACTCAAGAACCGCTATAACAACCACCTTCCTTAGCGAAGGAATGCATGACTACCAACCATGATTGCTTCATTGCTATTGTTATAACACAGGTAAactgaaaaagattttttgcaGAGATATTTTGAGCATAGGTAATATCATGGGCTTACAACTATTCAAATATAAGGAAGTTAAGTCCGTTAATACAGTTCTACCCTATGGTGGACCATAATCCATAACAAACATAAAACCCCCCATACTAAATAAAAACAAGTGTGTAACCTACCACACTAAACTGGAAAGGCACTAAATAACATTTGGAACCTCCCAAATGGAAAGAGAAGCCCAAAAAGAGTGGTAAGAGGAGGAATTAATAACTAGTTTCTTTATCTGGTTGtcagcaaaattcatatttgctTCAACATGCAAGCCTGCTACTGGATTGTcatgttggaaagtagatagaaaaatttcattatataATGGTAGAATGCCTCACCTCATTTAGTTTTGACTCAAGTCCATCTAGTTTTAGCTTCATCTCTTCAATAGCTTTCATTAATTTCAGCTCCTCTATTCCCTTCACAACTTTTAACTCTGACTCTTTTTCTGGCTTCAATTCCTTTACATTCTTTACTGTTTCCAACTCCAAATCTTTTGACAGTTTTAGCTCGGATTCTTTTTCTGGCTTCAGTTCCTCTACATCCATTACAGGTTTCAACTCCTGATCCTTTGACAATAACCGTGCTTCCTTTTCTAGCTTTGGTTCCTCtatattgtttattttgtttaaatccAGAGCTTTTGACACCTTTAATTCTGCTTTCTCTGGCTTCATTCCCTCTACATCCTTGACCATGTTCAGCTTCTCATCTTTTGACACTTTTAATACTGCTGATTCTTCTGGCATCTCTACATCCTTCATAGTTTTCACCTCTATATGCTGTGTTGGCTTGAAATCCTGATCCTCTTCAAGCTTTAGTAACTCTTTGAAAATGTGATGATCTGGATTCTTAAGAGCCTACATATTCAACAAAAAACACTAACAAGTATGAATtggaattttaaaattgataatccATATACATGCACAAAGAGTAACAATATGATAATAGAGTGAACATGTTATAAATTGATTAGAGTAAGGACTAGAGGAAACAAGGAAGGTGAAGAAAGGTCTAAAACAGCCTTAACTGTATGTTATGCAACTGCATGATATATAATTGATAATGTACTTTTCAGATTGGAAGGTAACAACAATACATagataaaaactaacaaatccATACAATATGTAATGACTAATGAGAAAAATCAATTATCTTTCTTCAAGGACTTGAAATCTTCAcgagagagaaagagatggGTAAAAGGAAATAACATAGACCCAAACATCAGTTAATCAGTTAAGTATTCTCTAACCATGGGTTCTGGCGATTGGATTTCATCGGTAGTATGTTTCTGAAACTTTTCATGATCAAGCCCATTCCTGAAGTCTCCAGTAATAGGAAAGAATTCTGGTGAATTGGGTTTGCTGGTCAGGGATACTTTCAGTTTATTTTCTTCAATGTATCTGCTTCCATCTTTGACAAACTTTATTGTGAAACAGGAGTCagaaatatgaaaatttagaaattatgaTAAAATCTATCAGAGTAGATATCAAGCCTAAGCCTAACTAATATCTTTTATCCGTACCAAGCTGGAAGTAACATCATCACTAGTTGTTTCAGAAGAAACCATTGTGCTTTGGATTAAGAACTTGTCCCTGCACTCCATATCTAAAGGTGCTGACCGTTGAGCTTGCATTGTAACTGTTTGATGCAAAAGTATAAACAGTAAATATTCAACTTGGGGGAAATGATACACAGAATAAATTATCAAATCTGCAAAATTCATTACCCACTGATAGTTATTGGAAAATGGATATTTCTCAAAAACAAAGTGTTGAGGTTAAATTCTTTGTTCAGAAACTGCTGGCTACCAAGCAAGATTATGTTTGGACCACAACAATTTATAGTCGAAATGCTATTATATGTAATCAAAGAAAACTGTAAACACAAAACATAACCATATTTGATTCTAGCATAATGTGCTCAATTCAGGTTCACTTAGCATCTATGCAAAAATTTTCCACCAGAATGACTATACTTGCAAGACAGCATTAAATTTGAAGATGAATTCAGGTGAACAAATTACAAGCAGCCCCCTCCAATACCAACCAGAACAATAAATACTATTATTGAATCTCCCTTACAAGTCACATAAAATCCACTTACACTGACTTAGCATGGCAAAACAAGTCAAAGGGTTTAaaggaaaaataacaaacagaaaaacaaaagacagAGATTACCAATGAATTCACAAGTAGCTTTAGGTGAAAGAACGCCAACATTAGGCCGCACTGAATATTTCTTAGGGGAAGTTGTCTTGACCTGAAAATAATACACcaaatcaaaaaattatctcTTCATCGTTCAATGCCAATAGTGCCAAGGAGTGTGGATCAAAGGAACTTGCTCAGACCTTGAAAGCAACACAGTGGTTGGTGATATTAGTCAACTGAACCGAGCATGAACTTTGCTTCTTCAATTCAACTATGAATtccaaaaattagaataaaattaaaaaaagaaaaaaaaatgccgTATCAGAGAATTGATAGCACATGCACAAAAATGAAAACGAAGTGGACTATTATTACAGCAAAATCATGAACTCAATTAGCTATATTTGAATGGAAAGACAGGCAGATACGTCAAACTCTGATCACAGACACACAGCATGCATTCTTTGACCAATTTCGagagggaaaaaaaattatcttccctttatttattttttcccaatttttttatcttattttatttttcaacaaaaGTCCTAGTAACTAGTAAGATTTTGATTATAAACTATTTTAgacatgaaaataaattaaacgaAACTAGGAGCATCGTTCGCATCTAGCATAAATCCCAATACAGTTTGTATCATAGAGAATTTCACTCACATATGAACTTGAGTTCCTTGGGTTCGATTTCGAGAAGATGCACCTTGCTCATGA encodes the following:
- the LOC107465498 gene encoding vesicle-associated protein 2-2 codes for the protein MSKVHLLEIEPKELKFIFELKKQSSCSVQLTNITNHCVAFKVKTTSPKKYSVRPNVGVLSPKATCEFIVTMQAQRSAPLDMECRDKFLIQSTMVSSETTSDDVTSSLFVKDGSRYIEENKLKVSLTSKPNSPEFFPITGDFRNGLDHEKFQKHTTDEIQSPEPMALKNPDHHIFKELLKLEEDQDFKPTQHIEVKTMKDVEMPEESAVLKVSKDEKLNMVKDVEGMKPEKAELKVSKALDLNKINNIEEPKLEKEARLLSKDQELKPVMDVEELKPEKESELKLSKDLELETVKNVKELKPEKESELKVVKGIEELKLMKAIEEMKLKLDGLESKLNESAVTISKLTEERRLNYQETKILQEKLAEVTKRGPRKVQVGFPFLYVCMVALVCVFLGYHLDC